A section of the Camelus dromedarius isolate mCamDro1 chromosome 14, mCamDro1.pat, whole genome shotgun sequence genome encodes:
- the LOC105107100 gene encoding PRAME family member 15: MSAWTPPRLLDLVGTSLLRDNEASAIAALEYLPTELFPSLFLEAFFGRRIETLKALVQAWPFVRLPLGSLIELPHVGPLQAVLDGLDVLLAQKVRPRRCKLRVLDLRNTGQKFWSMWSGEGTHVCSRSRMAPVAEDRSRTKQPLAPLKVFIDLYLKKRTLNRFLTYFLRWVERRKGLIHLCCKKLKIVSMPVGNVMKVLSRVQLDCLQEVQMDCTWRLSALAGFAPLLGQMTSVQRLLLSHINVSAFEEQDQQHLAQFTSQFLRLHHLRNLHIESPSFLEGRLDQMLRFLKTPLDNFSITNCQLSESDLTHLSWCPNISQLKGLDLSGVTLTDFSPELLQVLLEKVAATLQELDLNLCGITDSHLEAILPALSRCSQLRTLSLGGNLLSMAITEKLLRCTDGLPSLCAEFYPAPQESYSPQGVPLRGRIAQLQAELMEILRDLGRPRTIWLSLSFCPYCGDDICDHMEPIVYRCSTPA, translated from the exons ATGAGTGCCTGGACCCCACCCCGACTCCTGGACCTGGTGGGAACCAGCCTCCTGAGGGACAATGAGGCCTCGGCCATCGCTGCTCTGGAGTACCTGCCCACCGAGCTCTTCCCATCTCTGTTCCTGGAGGCCTTCTTTGGGAGACGCATCGAGACCCTGAAGGCCCTGGTGCAAGCCTGGCCCTTTGTCCGCCTGCCTCTGGGGAGCCTGATAGAGTTGCCTCATGTGGGGCCATTACAAGCCGTGCTGGATGGGCTCGATGTCCTACTAGCCCAGAAAGTTCGCCCCAG GAGGTGCAAACTGCGGGTGCTGGACTTACGGAACACTGGCCAGAAATTTTGGAGCATGTGGTCTGGAGAAGGCACTCATGTGTGTTCAAGGTCACGGATGGCACCAGTGGCTGAGGACAGGTCGAGGACAAAGCAGCCCTTGGCTCCCTTGAAGGTGTTCATAGACCTTTATCTCAAGAAAAGGACCCTGAATAGATTCCTCACCTACTTCCTCAGGTGGGTGGAGCGGAGGAAAGGTTTGATTCACCTGTGCTGCAAAAAGCTGAAGATCGTTTCAATGCCCGTGGGAAATGTCATGAAGGTCCTGAGTCGTGTGCAGCTGGACTGTCTCCAGGAGGTGCAAATGGACTGCACGTGGCGCCTGTCCGCCCTGGCCGGGTTCGCGCCTCTGCTGGGCCAGATGACTAGTGTGCAGAGACTCCTCCTCTCCCACATTAACGTGTCTGCCTTTGAGGAGCAGGACCAGCAGCATCTTGCCCAATTTACCTCTCAGTTCCTCAGGCTGCACCACCTCCGGAATCTCCATATAGAATCTCCCTCTTTCCTTGAAGGCCGCCTGGACCAGATGCTCAG gttcctgAAGACCCCCTTGGACAACTTCTCAATAACTAACTGCCAGCTATCGGAATCAGACTTGACCCACCTGTCCTGGTGCCCGAACATCAGTCAGCTAAAGGGCTTGGATCTGAGTGGTGTCACCCTGACCGACTTCAGCCCTGAGCTGCTCCAAGTTCTGCTGGAGAAAGTTGCAGCCACCCTGCAGGAACTGGACTTAAACCTGTGTGGGATCACGGACTCACATCTGGAGGCCATCCTGCCCGCCCTGAGCCGCTGCTCCCAGCTCAGGACCTTGAGCCTGGGCGGGAACCTCCTCTCCATGGCCATCACGGAGAAGCTGCTGCGATGCACCGACGGGCTGCCCAGTCTCTGCGCTGAGTTTTACCCTGCCCCTCAGGAGAGTTACAGCCCTCAAGGAGTTCCTCTCCGAGGGAGAATTGCCCAGCTGCAGGCTGAGCTGATGGAGATCCTGAGAGACCTGGGACGTCCCAGGACCATCTGGCTTAGCCTCAGCTTCTGTCCTTACTGCGGGGATGACATATGTGACCACATGGAGCCCATCGTGTACCGCTGCAGTACCCCCGCCTAG